Genomic window (Juglans microcarpa x Juglans regia isolate MS1-56 chromosome 2S, Jm3101_v1.0, whole genome shotgun sequence):
TGAGAAGTGAGAGAGCGCGAGagaggagagtgagagaggagagTTCGAGAAGGTCTCTGGAATGGGAAGGGAAATAGACACGGGGAGGGGGGGAACCTTAACTAAAagtgaaacggcgccgtttcactTTTAGTTAAGGCTTACCAGTTACCAAGTCCCTAAgtgaaacggcaccgttttgtTCATGACAAAATGGCGCCGTTTCACTTTacttatgggttttttttttttttttatatatatataaaatattttaatttatatatatataaagcggCGCGGGGGAAAAGCAGAGCGGGGCTTCACTCCTTCCATCCCCCGCCTCCGCAGCTTTCTTGGAGTGCGGGAGGAGCTCCTGCACTCCGCTGTGCGGGCCAAAACTCCCGCCCGACATGGGTGGGGACGGGACGAACGGGGCGGGTCAGCGGGGTGCGTGGCCCCGTTGCCCACCCCGAATTTCACTTCGTCGATCAAATTCCATAATATTAATTGCCAAGAGTGTTAGTTGGCGGGAGTGCTTACCTAACTATGGCTACCAGTCAGACTTAGGTTTAAAGCTACCATTCAGTaccaaataatattaattgcCGACAGAAGAGTTTGGAATGTATGATGCTATTAATATATCTTATAGATCTCTCTCGGTTCTTGAATGCATACCCACATGGAATACCAATTACACTAATATTATCTAGTATCTAGAAGCAAATCAAGCCAAGAAAAATGAGTCAAAGCTCAGGAAAAAATCAGCATGTTGCAGTTTTGGCATTTCCATTTGGCTGCCATCCCTGGCTTTTACTCAACCTAGCTTCCAGATTAGCATCGGCCGCCCCTGACGTGCGGTTCTCCTTCCTCAACACTGCCAAATCCAACCAAAACCTCTCTGCCACCTCAGGAGCTCACCTCCCACACAACCTTAAATCCTACGATGTTGCGGATGGCGTGCCAGAGGAACATGTCCTCACTCCCGGGAATCCCCTCGAGGAACTGGAGCTGTTCCTTGAGGCAACACCTGAGAGCTTCCGGAAAGGCATGGATATGGCGGTGGCTGAGACTGGGCAGCAAAAGATCACCTGCATCTTGAACGATGCTTTCTTGGTCTTTGGCTGCGATATGGCTGCGGACATGCATGTAAAGTGGGTCCCTGTATACGTTCCCGCACCCTACGAACTCTCTGCCCACATTTACAGTGCTCTCATCCACGAGACTTCTGCTAAAGCTTGCGGTGGCGGTGAAGCTCATGGTAATGGCGGTGCAGTGGGAGATCCAAACCCTATTGACAAAACCCTAGATGCCATTCctgttgaataataaacttaaataaaattattttttagtatattgatgAACTAAAGTCTAGGTTCGTCTTGAAAGaagtaattcatgtatttggagattcatgtatttagagattcatgtatttgagatattcatgtacttgggtatttgtgtactagggaagttcatgtattagagtaaatgctaggtgaatctacaagcctataaatacccatgtatgcattggcacaaagcaagccacttgagaagtaattcacttagagaaatttcagaaatagtctctcctctcttctctctagaatagaatatcagtttttctcctccaacaaactggtatcagagggCCAGTCTTTTCTAGATCCTGAAGATGGCCAACTCAACGTTTCCGTTTCAATTTCCGCATTTGACAAAGgagaattatgagaattggTGCATTCGAATGAGGGCTTTGCTTGGATCTCAAGATGCATGGGAGATCGTAGAGAAAGGCTATGAGGAGCCTAGAGATGAAGCTTCGTTGAGTCCTAATCAAAAGGAGGCTCTGCAAAAGTTGCGGAAGAAGGACCAACAAGCTCTTACGCTCATCCATCAATGTTTGGATGAAGCAATGTTCAAGAAAGTAGCCAATGCCACTACTTCCAAGCAAGCATGGGAGATCTTACAAAACTCCTATCAAGGAGTTGATAAAGTGAAGAAGGTACGACTCCAAACGCTACGAGGTGAGTTCGAAGTCCTCCGTATGTAAGAATTTGAGACGATTAcagattatttttcaaaattgttggccATTGTGAATCAAATAAGGAGATATGGAGAAAAGCTGGAGGATGTCCGGGTGGTTGAGAAGATTCTTCGCTTGTTGCATTCAAAGTTCGATTATATTGTGGTGGCTATCGAAGAGTCAAAAGACTTGGAGACGATGACGGTTGATCAACTCATGGGATCTCTTCAAGCTCATGAAGAGAgactcaagaagaagaaggaagaacctATTGAGCAGGCTCTCGCCACAAAGCTCTCTGtaaaagagaaggaaggagagcATGATAAAAGTCAACGAGGAAGAGGACGCGGACATGGActaggaagaggaagaagaggacgaggacgaggaagaggcggacaaagcaatcaaaacgCCAACCATGAAGAAAGAGGCCAATCCTCAAGAGGTCGTGGAAGAGGAAATTACTCAAGGCAGAATGGGAGACAATATGATAAGTCTAAAATCAAATGCTACAATTGTCAAAAGTATGGCCACTATGCTTCAGAATGCTGGAGTTCTCATAGCAATGCTGAAGAAAAGGCGAATCacgttgaaaatgaagaagcgGAGCCCACTTTGCTACTAGCTtacaaaggagaagaaactAACAAATCGAATTTGTGGTATCTTGATAATGCTGCAAGCAATCATATGTGCGGAGACAAAAGCAAGTTTGTAGAGCTTGACAAATCAGTGAGCGGGAATGTCACTTTTGGAGATATGTCAAAAGTTCTCATCAAAGGGAAAGGTACGATTCTAATTCGGTTAAAAAATGGGAGCCATCAATTTATGTCAAATGTTTATTATGTtccaaatatgaaaagtaaCATTTTGAGTTTGGGACAACTCTTGGAAAAGGACTAtgagattgaaatgaaaaatcgtAGTCTTTTTCTAAGAGATAACAAGAAGAATTTGATTGCTAAAGTGTCCATGACAAGCAACAGGATGTTTTTGCTTGATATTCAAACTGATGTGGCTAAGTGCCTCAAAGCTTGTGTGAAAGATACGTCTTGGCTTTGGCATTTGAGGCTTGGGCATGTgaattttggtggattgaagttGTTGGCTCAAAAGGAGATGGTGAAAGGCTTGCCACCTATTGATCAATCTGATCAGCTTTGCGAAGGGTGTCTTGTTGGCAAACAATTCCGAAAGAGCTTTCCAAAAGAATCATTTACAAGAGCAAGTGAGCCGCTCCAACTTGTTCATACGGATGTTTGTGGACCGATCAAGCCTTCTTCATTTGGTAAAAATCGATACTTTCTCCTCTTTATTGATGACTTCAGTAGAAAAACAtgggtatattttttgaaagaaaaatctgaagtgtttggtgttttcaaaaaattcaaagcaCTTGTTGAAAAACAAAGTGGTTATGAGATTAAGGCTTTGAGATCAGATAGAGGGGGTGAATTTACATCTAATGAatttaatgagttttgtgaaGCACATGGGATTCGTCGGGCTTTGACGGTTCCGAGatcacctcaacaaaatggggtggttgaaagaaagaacagaacGATTCTCAATATGGCTCGAAGCATGTTGAAGACGAAGATGATGCCTAAAGAGTTTTGGGCGGAAGCGGTTGATTGTgctgtttacttatcaaaccgTTGTCCTACAAGAAGTGTAGAGAACTCAACTCCCCAAGAAGCATGGAGTGGAAGAAAGCCAAGTGTTTCCCATTTGAAAGTTTTCGGAAGTATTGGCTATGTGCATGTGCCCGATCAAGAAAGATCCAAGCTTGATGATAAAAGCAAGAAGCACATCTTCATCGGTTATGATCAAAGATCCAAAGGCTACAAGCTTTATAATCCAAGCACTAAGAAGATGGTCATTAGTAGAGATGTGAAATTTGACGAAGAAGATTTGTGGGATTGGagtgatcaagaaaatgaaagatatgatTTCTTTCATTTCCCTGAAGATGAAGATCAAGGAAATGATGTACAAGAACTCACGACACCTCCTCAATCACCAACAATTCCTAGTACTCCTTCATCACCTTCTTATGAAGGAAGTTCTAGTGAAAGGCAATCCCGAATGAGAA
Coding sequences:
- the LOC121253547 gene encoding anthocyanidin 3-O-glucosyltransferase UFGT-like, encoding MSQSSGKNQHVAVLAFPFGCHPWLLLNLASRLASAAPDVRFSFLNTAKSNQNLSATSGAHLPHNLKSYDVADGVPEEHVLTPGNPLEELELFLEATPESFRKGMDMAVAETGQQKITCILNDAFLVFGCDMAADMHVKWVPVYVPAPYELSAHIYSALIHETSAKACGGGEAHGNGGAVGDPNPIDKTLDAIPVE